CTCAACTCGTCCTTGAAGCGCTGGATGTCGGCGAAATCATGCAGGCCGGCGTTGTAGGCCGGTTCCAGTACGGCGAGGGTGTAGCGAACGGTTGGCAGATTGGTGTGCAGCTTTTCGATGCGACCGCTTTGCAGGTGGGGTTCTATCAGCTGCGCCTGTGCCGGCATCCAGTTACCGAGAAATACATCGATCTGGCCGTCCGAAAGCGCCTGGTAGGTCTGCGGAAGGAGCATGCGCTTCACCCTGGTGCGATAGCCCAGGTCGTTGAGCACCAGGCGGGCGACGGCGGTGGTCATGGTGATATCGGTCCAGCCGACATCGGCGAAGGTGATCAGTTCGCAGCGCTCGGCTTCGGCGGCCTGCAGGTGAGCGACATACAGCAGAGCAAACGCGAACAACCAATGAGCGAATCTTTGCATGGAGCACTCCTGCCTGGTTCGAGAGGACGTGAGTCGAAGGCTGACTGCAAAGCAATTGATGGGCCGTCTGTCGGGCGAAAAACGACCTCCACATATCCAGGACAGACGTTCTGTATCGCTTGCGTGGAGTAATCGATCGAAGCGGGTGCAGTTCGGCTGGTTTGGCGTCGTCTGGCAGGGATGCCGGGCGGCTTGGGCTCGGGAGCCTGTCGTGGCTTGATGGTCGATCCGCCGCAGCGCAGCTCAGGCTGTCTAGACCGGGCCTTGCAGTGATGGCAGAACGCTCGCGCAGTTGAGTCTTACTGGGGCGAGTGGAGCTTTTTCCGCCAGTTTTTGGTGCGTGACGAATGCGCCTGCGCGCAGTGTGTAACACCATCTGTTACCGCTCATCCGTTACTGCCCCTGAGTGCCCATGCAGGGGATACCTTTGGCAGTGCTACCGAAATGCACAAGGCTCTCTGAAATGGGCCATTGCATGTCCGTGGCAGGCGTCTTTTCGACGCCTTGGAAAGCCCGAGTGGCGCGACTCTGATTTTTTATTGAAGGCATGATCAATTTAGGCACGAGCTTTGCCTGTTAGTCATGACTAGCTGGTCTAGAATCAGCGCCATAACAAAACAACGACCCGCCCCTGGCGGGTCGATACCGTGCTTAGCGTGAGGGCTACACCGATGTCGCAGTTCAGCCAAGGGGCGCAGCCCCAAAACCGTGTGCAATCCGTCGGCTTTCTGCTGCTGGACAATTTCACTCTGATCTCGCTCGCCTCGGCGGTAGAACCCCTGCGCATGGCCAACCAGCTTTCCGGCAAGGAGCTGTATCGCTGGCATACCCTCACCCACGATGGCCAGCCGGTGGTGGCCAGCGACGGTCTGCAGATCACTCCGGATGCCGCCATGAGCAACGCGCCGGCGCTGGATGCGGTGATCGTCTGTGGCGGCGTGGACATCCAGCATGCGGTCAAGCGTGAGCATGTCAGCTGGCTGCAGTTGCAGGCGCGTCAAGGCCGTCAACTGGGCGCAGTGTGCACCGGTAGCTGGGCGCTGGCCAAGGCCGGTCTGCTCGACGGTTACGACTGCAGCGTGCACTGGGAGTGTCTGGCCTCGATGCAGGAAGCCTTCCCGCGTGCGGCCATCACCACCCGTCTGTTCTCCATCGACCGCAATCGCAACACCTCGTCCGGCGGCACTGCGCCGATGGACATGATGCTGCATCTGATCGGCCAGCAGCATGGCCGCGAACTGGCCGCCGGCATCTCCGAGATGTTCATCTACGAGCGCATCCGCAACGAGCAGGATCACCAACGCGTGCCGCTCAAGCACATGCTTGGCAGCAACCAGCCGAAGCTGCAGGAGATCGTCGCGCTGATGGAGGCCAACCTCGAAGAGCCGATCGACCTCGACGAGCTGGCCTGCTTCGTCGACATCTCCCGGCGCCAGCTCGAGCGCTTGTTCCAGAAGTACCTGCACTGCTCGCCGTCGCGCTACTACCTCAAGCTGCGCTTGATCCGTGCGCGCCAACTGCTCAAGCAGACCAGCATGTCGATCATCGAAGTGGCTTCGGTGTGTGGCTTCGTCTCCACGCCGCACTTCTCCAAGTGCTACCGCGAATACTTCGGCATTCCGCCACGCGACGAGCGTGCCGGGCAGCAGGGCAACAATCTGGTGATGCTGCTGCCGATTCCCGAGCATCAGGTCAACTCCAGCGCCGTGCTGGCGCTCAGCCGTGCCCAGGGCGAGTCGACCTTTGCCAGTGTGCGGATCTGAGTCGAGCCGCAATGAAAACGGGGCGCCAGTGGCGCCCCGTTTGCTTTTGAGGTGAAACCCAGCTTGTAGCCCGGATACAATCCGGGGTAACGAGATCGGAGTCACCGGCTCTGCTCAGGCTCGTAGGGTGTGCTGCGCGCACCGAGAACACTATCGCTCAGGCAGGCTTGGGCACCAGCGCTGGCAGCAGATGACGGCTGATGGCCTCGCGCACGTTGGGCAGCAAGGTGGCGCTGCCGCCGAGCAGTTCTTCCACCAACTGGCGCAGGGCCATGGCGCGTTCGGCGCTGAGGCCGCTGACGGCGAGTTCGCAGGCCTGCTCCGGCGAGGTGCCCGGAGGAATGCTAAGGCCCAGCGCCACCAGGCGCTCGCGGAAGTCTTCCTGGTCGATCAGGTCGGCATGCATCATGGTCGTGGCTCCTTATGACAAGGCAAGCGTTTGAAAACCCAGGCGAGTCGACAGGGTATCCAGGATATTACGCGTTTCGTTCGCTCGGTGGTCGGCTCGAAGCCTTGGCTTCGAGCGAACCCCTGTTCTAGCCTGTCAGGACTGGCTGTCTTCCTGGCATCTGTTAGCGCAGCACGCCTTCTTCGACCAGCAACTTGAAGATGGCCTCCGCGCCTTCCTGCGGCGAGACGTCCTTGAGCACCTTGCCGCCGCCGCCACTGGCCTTGGCCGTGGCGGCTTTCATACGCTCAGCGCCGGTCTTGGCCTTGATCACCTTGAGGCGCTTGGGCCGTGGTTTGGCCGGTTGCAGGCTGGCCTCGGCCAGCAGCGGGTCGTCCACCACGGTTACCTCGTGCGCTTCGATCTGCCCGCGGCGGGCCGGGCCGAAGGCGCTCTGGCGGGCGACAGGGGCGGCGTTGTCGACACTGGCGACGCACGGCAGGCGTACCTTGAGGCGGCGCCGCTGACCACGTGGCAGGGCTTGCAGCACCTGGGCCACGCCGTTTTCCACCTTTTCCACCTCGGCCAGGCCGACCACCATGGGCCAGCCCAGGCGTTCGGCCAGGAGGAACGGCAACATGCCGGAGCCTTCGCCGGTTTCCGCCTGGCTGCCGGTGAGCACCAACTGGGTGCGACTGCCCTGCAGGTAGTCCACCAGCAGTGGCAGGGCGTCGGCCCCTTCGGGTTGTTCCAGTACGTCGAGCTGATCCAGGCCCATGCCCAGGTAGCCACGCAGGGCTTCGGCCTGCGGGTCGCCGGCGTGCAGCAGTTGCAGGTTCTGCCCGCTCAGGCGCAGGCCCAGCTCCACGGCGCGGGCGTCCTGTTCGGCACGACGCGGACGGCCCGAGGTCGGGTGGGCGCCGACCGAGATCAGGGCAACGATATTCAGATCAGTCATGGCTCCCCCGTAGCCCGGATGCAATCCGGGAGTGGGTGTTGAGGAGGGCGCGGTGCAGCCGCGCCGTGCAGGGTTCAGGCCGCTTCACGCTTGCCCTCCTGGCGCCAGGCGGCGACACGCTCCATCAGGGCCGCAAGGATGGCCGCCGAGTCGCCGATCACCGAGAGGTCGGCGCGTTTGATCATGTCGCAGCCGGGATCCATGTTCACCGCCACCACCTTGTCGCAGGCACCGATGCCTTGCAGGTGCTGGATGGCGCCGGAAATGCCGACGGCCAGGTAGACGCGGGCGGTGACCCAGGTGCCGGTGGCGCCAACCTGGCGATCACGCGGCATGAAGCCATCGTCCACCGCCACGCGCGAGGCGCCTTCGGTGGCGCCGAGGGCGACGGCGGCCTGGTGGAACAGGTTCCAGTCCTTCACACCGTTGCCGCCGGAGAGGATGAACTCGGCCTCGGCCATGGGAATCTGGGCCGGATCCACGGCCACCGGGCCGAGATCCTCGATGCGCGGCAGGCTGTGGGCGACTTTCGCCTCCAATTCCAGTGGCCGTACTTCGTGACGTGTCTCGCTGACCGGCTCGGCGCACTCGACTGCGGCGAGAATCAGCCGCGGCAGGGCACGCTGGATGTCCTGCTGGCCACTGCCGGCACGGCCGATGGCCTGCTCGCCGGCCACCTGCCAGACGCGCGTGGCCGGGCGTTCGCCAAGCTTGGCGGCCAGGCGCCGGCCCAGTTCGCCGCCACCGGTGCGGCTGTCGGGCAGCAGCCAGTGGCGCGGTGCCAGTTGGCTTTCCACGGCGCTCAAGGCCAGCACGCGGGTTTCCGGGGCGTAGCCGTCGAAGGCTTCGCCGCTGATACGTAGCAGGCGGTCGACGCCTGCCGTGTCGAAGGCGCTTTCCTTGTCCTCGCCGAACACCACGGCCACCACGGCACCGCTGGCGCCGGCCAGGTTGCGGGCCAGGCCGAGCAGATCCTTGTCATGGCTGGACAGGCGTCCGCCAACCATGTCCGGCACCACGCAGACGTGGAAGGCTGGTTGCTCGACCACGTGCAGCGGCAATTGCACCTCGGTGCTGGCACTGCTGCGCTTGCCGCCGGTGCCTTGCTGGGCGCCACTGCGGTCGATGCGCTTGAGCCCGGCCGGGCCGACGAAGCCGGCGGCGATGGCGTGTGGGTTCTTGCGGATGATGCCGTTGGGCCCCATCCAGCTGGTCTGGTTCTGGCTCTGCATGGCCGCGTGCAGCGGGTGCAGACGGTTGCGGGCGATCCACTCGGCACGAGGGTCGCGGCGGATGATATCGCTCATGCCTGGGCCTCCTGAATGGACTGGGAGCGTCGTTTCATCACTGCACCTCCGCCAGTTCGCGCTTGGTGGCCGGGCGCTTGGCTGGCACCTCGGTGGCTTCGATCAGCACCTCGGCCACCAGCTCGGCGATGTCCTTGATTTCCGGGCGCGGTGCGACCACGCCTTCGAGCATCGCGGTGCACTGCGGGCAGCCTACGGCCACCACCTCGGCGCCGGTTTCCTTGATGTCCACCATGCGCATGTCGGGAATCCGCTGCTTGCCGGGGATGTCGGTGATCGGTGCGCCGCCACCGCCGCCACAGCAGCGCGAACGGAAGCCCGAACGTTCCATCTCCTTGACCTCGATGCCGATGGCCTTGAGCACGGCGCGGGGCGCCTCGTACTCGCCGTTGTAACGGCCGAGGTAGCAGGGGTCGTGATAGGTCACGCTGGCGGCCTTGCTCTGGCCGAGATTCAGCGAACCCTTGCGCACCAGCTCGTCGATGAAGGTGCTGTGGTGCAGCACCTGATAGTGGCCGCCGAGGGCGCCGTACTCGTTCTTCAGCACATGGAAGCTGTGCGGGTCGCAGCTGACGATGCGCTTGAAGCGGTACTTGGCCAGGGTGGCGATATTGCGCTTGGCCAGGTGCTGGAAGGTCGCTTCGTCACCCAGACGGCGAGCCACGTCGCCGCTGTCGCGCTCTTCTAGGCCGAGTACGGCGAAGTCGACGTCAGCAGCCTTGAGGATCTTCACGAAGGCACGCAGAGTGCGCTGGTTGCGCATGTCGAAGGCGCCGTCGCCGACCCAGAACAGCACATCGGTTTCGCCCTTGTCGGCCAGCAACGGCAGGTTCAGGTCGGCGGCCCAGTTCAGGCGACCGCCGGGGTTGAAGCCGCCCGGGTTGTCGGTGGCGATCAGGTTGTCCAGCACCTCGGCACCCTTGTTCGGGGTGGCGCCCTTTTCCAGGGTGAGGTGACGGCGCATATCGACGATGGCATCGACGTGCTCGATCATCATCGGGCACTCCTCGACGCAGGCGCGGCAGGTGGTGCACGACCACAGGGTCTCGGCATCCACCAGGGCCTTGCCGTTCAGGTCGACGATCGGCTGATGCGGGCCGCCGCTGTGTTCGCCCAGCGGTTTGCCCGGGTAGGGGCTGCCGGCGAACTTGGCGTCATTGCCACCGGCCAGGCCGATGACCATGTCCTGGATCAGCTTCTTCGGGTTCAGCGGCTGGCCGGCGGCGAAGGCGGGGCACATGGCCTCGCACTTGCCGCACTGCACGCAGGCGTCGAAGCCGAGCAACTGGTTCCAGGTGAAGTCGGTGGGTTTTTCCACGCCCAGCGGGGCTTTCGGGTCATCCAGATCCAGCGCTTTCAGGCCAGTCGAGCGGCCACCGCCGAAGCGTTCGGCGCGGCGGTGCCAGGCCAGGTGCAGGGCGCCGGCGAAGGCGTGCTTCATCGGCCCGTCCCAGGTCATGCCGAAGAACAGCTCGGACACACCCCAGGCCACACCAACGGCGAGAATCGCCGCGAGCACCCAGCCACCGAAACCAACCGGCAGAATCCCGGCCACCGGCAAGGTGGCGATGAAGAAGCTGGCGGCGAACATCAGCAGGCTTTTCGGCAGGCGCATCCACGGGCCTTTCGACAGGCGCGATGGCGGGTCGAGGCGGCGCTTGGCGACGAACAGGGCGCCGACGAACATCAGCACGGTGGCCGCCAGCAAGGCGAAACCGAGGATGCGGTTATGCAGGCCGAAACCGTGCACGACGATGGCCAGCACGGCCGCCAGGACGAAACCGCCGGCGGTGGCCACGTGGGTCTTGGACATGTACTTGTCGCGCTCGACCACATGGTGCAGATCCACCAGATAGCGGCGCGGCATCTTCAGCAGGCCGCCTATCCAGTCGACCTTGGCAGGACGACCGCGACGCCACATGAAGAAGCGCTTGGCCGCGCCAATGACCGCAAGGGCCAGGGCGGCGAAGAGCAGGATTGGCAGAATGGTGTTTAGCATGAGAGCCCCCGAGGGGCAGCTACAAGCTTCAAGCTGCAAGCCTCAAGCTGAAAGCGACGGGCGCCTCTGCTTGCAGCTTGCAGCTTGCGGCTTACGGCTGCTTAAAAGTCCTTGCACAGGCGCAAGGCGTCGTAGATCGCCGCGTGGGTGTTGCGCTGGGCCACGCAGTCACCGATGCGGAACAGCAGGTAGCCGTCGCCCGACTCGGAGAGGCAGGGCTGCGGCTTGATCGCGAACAGCGCCTCGACGTCGATCTGACCCTTGTTGCGCGAACCGTCCTTGAGTGCGTAGTACAGCGATTCGTCAGGACGCACGCCGTTCTCCACCACCACCTGGTCGACCACCCGTTCTTCCTTGGCCCCGGTGTATTCGTTCTCCAGCACGGCGACCAGCTTGTCGCCTTCGCGGTAGACCTTCTCCAGCATCAGGTCGCCGGTCATGATCACTTCTTTCGGGTACAGGCTGCGGTAGTAGGTGGGGAAGGTGGTACCGCCCATGGCCACGCCCGGCTTGATGTCGTCGGTGACGATCTCCACCTGAGAACCCTTGTCGGCGAGGAAGTCGGCGACCGACATGCCGGTGAATTCGCAGATGGTGTCGTACACCAGCACGTTCTTGCCCGGTGCCACCTTGCCGGCCAGCACGTCCCAACTGCTCACCACCAGACCTTCGGCGGCGCCCCAGTGCTCGTTCTGCTCGATGAAGGAGTGACCCCCGTTGGCCAGCACCACGATGCCGGGCTTGAGGTCGAGGATGGTGGCTTCATCGGCCGCGGTGCCCAGGCGCAGGTCGACGCCCAGGCGCGCCAGTTCTAGCTGGTACCAGCGGGTGATACCGGCGATCTGGTCGCGTTGCGGCGCCTTGGAGGCCAGGGTGATCTGCCCGCCCAGTTGCTCCTGCTTCTCGAACAGGGTCACGTCGTGGCCACGTTCGGCGGCGACGCGAGCCGCTTCCATACCTGCAGGGCCACCGCCGACGATCACCACCTTGCGCTTGACGCCGGTGGTTTTCTCGATGATGTGCGGCACGCCCATGTATTCACGGCTGGTGGCGGCGTTCTGGATGCACAGCACGTCCAGGCCCTGGTACTGGCGGTCGATGCAGTAATTGGCGCCGACGCACTGCTTGATCTGGTCGATCTGGCCCATCTTGATCTTGGCGATCAGGTGCGGGTCGGCCATGTGGGCACGGGTCATGCCGACCATGTCCACGTAGCCGCCTTCGAGGATACGGGTGGCCTGGTTCGGGTCCTTGATGTTCTGCGCGTGCAGCACCGGTACCTTGACCACTTCCTTGATGCCGGCCGCCAGGTGCAGGAAGGGCTCCGGCGGGAAGCTCATGTTGGGGATGACGTTGGCCAGGGTGTTGTGGGTGTCGCAGCCCGAACCCACCACACCGATGAAGTCGAGCATGCCGGTGGCGTCGTAGTAGGCGGCGATCTGCTTCATGTCCTCGTGGGACAGGCCGTCCGGGTGGAACTCGTCACCGGTGATGCGCATGCCCACGCAGAAGTCGTCGCCGACTTCCTTGCGCACGGCCTTGAGCACTTCCAGGCCGAACTTCATGCGGCCCTCGAAGGTGCCGCCCCATTCGTCGGTACGCTTGTTCACGCGCGGTGACCAGAACTGGTCGATCAGGTGCTGGTGCACGGCGGACAGCTCGACGCCGTCCAGACCGCCTTCCTTGGCCCGGCGCGCAGCCTGGGCATAGTTGCCGATGATGCGCCAGATTTCCTCCACCTCGATGGTCTTGCAGGTGGCGCGGTGCACGGGTTCGCGGATGCCCGACGGCGACATCAGGGTCGGCCAGTTGAAGCCGTCCCAGCGCGAGCGGCGGCCCATGTGGGTAATCTGGATCATGATCTTGGCGCCGTGCTTGTGCATGGCGTCAGCGAGATTCTGGAAGTGCGGGATGATGCGGTCGGTGGACAGGTTGACCGAACTCCACCATTCCTGCGGGCTGTCGATGGCGACCACGGACGAACCGCCGCAGATGGCCAGGCCGATGCCGCCCTTGGCCTTCTCTTCGTAATACTTGACGTAGCGCTCGGTGGTCATGCCGCCGTCGGTGGCGTAGACCTCGGCGTGCGCAGTGGAGAGCACGCGGTTGCGGATGGTCAGTTTGCCGATCTGGATCGGCTGGAACATTGCTTCGAAAGCCATTGCGGCACCCTCACGGAAAAGCGGCCTGGGGCCTTTTGTCGAGAGGGGCTTCAGTGGCGATTGGGTCGCGGCTGAAGCCCTCGCGAATACCTTTTATTGTTTACAGCGGTTTGACGCGGAACAGGCCATGGTCGTGGCCTTCCTGCGAGGCACCGTAGACCTGCTCGGCCACGGTGCGGATGCTGCTGCCCTGGGCCTGCAGAATCTGATCCATGGCGCCGGCGAACCAGCCGGTGAACATGTAGTCGACCGGACGCCCGCACTTGCCGTAGACGTAGACGAAGGCCGAGTGATCCAGGCGCACTTCGCAGGTGCCGGCGTCGAGGTCGATGGACTGGATCTTGAACAGACCCCAGCCGCGCTGCGACAGACGCTTCATGTAGTGCTCGAACACCGCCACGCCGGACAGGCCATGGCACTCGGCTTCCTTCTCGCACCAGTGCCAGGCGGACTTGTAGCCAGCCTTGTAGAGAATCTCGGCGTATTTCTCGGCGCCGAGCACTTCCTCGATGCCGATATGGTTGTTGACGAAGAAATGCCGTGGCACGTAGAGCATCGGCAGGGCGTCGGTGGTCCATACGCCGGTTTCGTCGTCGACCAGGATGGGCATTTCGGGGGCGTGGGTGGCCATGTGTGCAAACTCCAGAATTCGTTGGTTTTTTTGCCCTCTCCCCAACCCTCTCCCGCAAGCGGGAGAGGGGGCTGTCCGTGCATGCATGACTTCAAATGCATGCCGGCCGCTTTGCTCCCCTCTCCCATTTATGGGAGAGGGGCCGGGGGAGAGGGGCTGTTAAAAAGGCTTACTCGCCCCAGACGTCGGCCAGTACGCGCACCCAGTTCTCGCCCATGATCTTGCGTACAACGCGCTCGGAATGGCCGCGTTTGAGCAGGGTCTCGGTGAGGTTGGGGAACTCGCCTACGGTACGGATACCCAGCGGGTTGATGATCTTGCCGAAGTTGGTCAGGCGACGGGCGTAGCCCTTGTCATGGGTCAGGTACTCGAAGAATTCCTTGCCGTGACCCTGGGTGAAGTCGGTACCGATGCCGATGGCGTCTTCACCGACGATGTTCATCACGTACTCGATGGCTTCGGCGTAGTCGTCGATGGTCGAGTCGATGCCCTTGGCCAGGAAGGGGGCGAACATGGTCACGCCGACGAAGCCGCCGTGGTCGGCGATGAACTTCAGCTCCTCGTCGGACTTGTTGCGCGGGTGCTCTTTCAGGCCGGAAGGCAGGCAGTGGGAGTAGGTCACCGGCTTCTTCGATTCGAGAATCACTTCCTCGGAAGTCTTCGAGCCGACATGCGACAGGTCGCACATGATGCCGACGCGGTTCATCTCGGCGACGATCTCGCGGCCGAAGCCGGACAGGCCGCCGTCACGCTCGTAGCAGCCGGTGCCGATCAGGTTCTGGGTGTTGTAGCACATCTGCACGATGCCCACGCCGAGCTGCTTGAACACCTCGACGTAGCCGATCTGGTCCTCGAACGCGTGGGCGTTCTGGAAGCCATAGATGATGCCGGTCTTGCCCAGCTCCTTGGCCTTGCGGATGTCGGCGGTGGTACGTACCGGCATCACCAGGTCGCTGTTCTCGCGGATCAGCTTGCTGCTGGCAGCAATGCTGTTGACGGTGGCCTGGAAACCCTCCCACACGGACACGGTGCAGTTGGCGGCGGTCAGGCCGCCTTTGCGCATGTCCTCGAAGAGTTCGCGGTTCCACTTGGCAATGATCAGACCGTCGATGACGATGCTGTCGGCGTGCAATTCGGCTGGGCTCATCAGGCTGTCCCCTTGGGTTCTGCTGCGCCGAATCGGCTGTCGGCGCTTTGGGGGGAGCATATCCCTGGGGATTTGGCCGCTATCGCGCAAAAACGACTGGGGGATTGCCGAAAACGTCAAGCCGGTCGCGGATGGACATGTGGGCTTCGGTACGTCGCTTTCGTGCCCGCTCAGGGTACGCAGGCTGCCTGTCATTTGGGCGAAGCGGGGCACCGAGGCGGTGAGTCGAAGCGCAAGGGTCTATAAAGAATGAAGGGGGCGCTGTTCGTCTGCGGCGTCGGTTTCAGTATGCATGGCGTCGCTGGAGTGCAATTTCTCTGGCGCGGGAATGGCAAGCTCCGCTAATGCCCAGGTACGTGCGCGCAGACGCCCGGCTTTGGCCTTTCTAGTTGGTGATCGCGCTGCTGCCGTGGCAAGCCGGATCGCCACAGCCGAAACCTCCAGGCTGCGATGACGCCACGCATGGCCTGTGACCGAGGAACGCTGTAATGCCTGATGAGACGCTTCACCTGCCTTTGATTCGAGGCGTGCTGGACGAACACAAGGACACCCCCGGTGCCCTGCTGCCCGTCCTGCATGCCATCCAGGAAGGCATCGGCTACGTACCCGATGTCGCCATCGCCGAAATCGCCCATGCCCTCAACCTGACCCAGGCCGAAGTGCGTGGGGTGATCAGCTTCTACCATGACTTCCGCACCAGTGAGCCGGCCAAGCACATCCTGCGCCTGTGTCTGGCCGAGTCGTGCCAGAGTCGCGGTGCCAAGCAACTGGCCGCACAGGTGCGCGAGCACCTCGGGCTGGATGACCACGGCACCAGCGAGGACGGCCAGATCAGCCTGCGCCCGGTCTATTGCCTGGGCGCCTGCGCCTGCTCGCCGGCGCTGGAACTGGACGGCCAACTGCATGCCCGGGTAACCCCCGAGCGCCTGCAGCAACTGGTCGAGGGCTGCCTGGAGAAAACGCCATGCTGAAGCTCTATGTACCTTGCGACTCCATCGCCCGCGCCGTGGGTGCCGATCAACTGGCCGACGCCCTGCGTGACGAGGCCGAACGTCGGCAACTGGCAGTCGAGATCCAACGCACCAGCTCGCGCGGCATGTACTGGCTGGAGCCCCTGCTGGAAGTCGACAGCGGCGAAGGCCGTCTCGGTTTCGGCCCGCTGAGCGCCGACCAGGCCGGTAGCCTGCTCGATGCGCTGCAAAGTGGTGGCAATCAGCATCCGAGCGCCGTCGGCCTGGTGGAGGAACTGCCCTTCATCAAGAGCCAGCAGCGGCTGATCTTCGCCCGCGCTGGCATCACTCGGCCCACCGCGCTGGACGATTACCGCGCCACTGGCGGCTTCGAGGGGCTGACCCGCGCCATCGGCATGGAGGGTGACGCCATCGTCGCCGAAGTGCTGGAGTCCGGCCTGCGTGGCCGTGGCGGCGCTGCCTTCCCGGCTGGCATCAAGTGGCGCACCGTGCGCGGCGCCCAGGCCGCGCAGAAATACGTGGTGTGCAACGCCGACGAAGGCGACTCCGGCACCTTCGCCGACCGCATGCTGATGGAAGGCGACCCCTTCGTGCTGATCGAGGGCATGGCGATCGCCGGCCTAGCGGTCGAAGCCACCATGGGTTACGTCTACGTGCGTTCCGAATACCCGCAGGCCGTGCAGGCGCTGCGCGAAGCCATCGAGGTCGCCCGCGCGGCCGGCTGGCTCGGCACCAACGTGGCCGGCAGTGGCCGCGCCTTCGACATGGAAGTGCGGGTCGGTGCCGGCGCCTACATCTGCGGTGAGGAAACCTCGCTGCTGGAATCGCTCGAAGGCAAGCGCGGCACCGTGCGCGCCAAGCCGCCGCTGCCGGCGTTGCAAGGCCTGTTCGGCCAGCCGACGCTGGTGCACAACGTGCTCACCCTGGCCTCGATGCCGGTGATCCTGGCGCGTGGCGCGGCGTTCTACCGCGACTTCGGCATGGGTCGCTCGCTGGGCACCATGCCCTTCCAACTGGCCGGCAACATCCGCCAGGGCGGCCTGGTGGAGCGCGCCTTCGGCCTGACCCTGCGCGAGCTGGTGGAAGAGTACGGCGGCGGTACCGCCAGCGGCCGGCCGATCAAGGCGGCGCAGGTCGGTGGCCCGCTGGGCGCCTGGGTGCCGCCGACGCAGTTCGACACCCCGCTGGACTACGAAGCCTTCGCCGCCATGGGCGCGATGCTCGGCCACGGCGGCGTGGTGCTGGCCGACGACAGCCTGGACATGGCGCAGATGGCGCGCTTCGCCCTGGAGTTCTGCGCCGAGGAATCCTGTGGCAAGTGCACGCCCTGCCGCATCGGCTCGACCCGTGGCGTCGAGGTGGTCGACCGCCTGCTGGCGGCGACCGACGACGCCGCGCGCGACGAGCAGGTGATCATCCTCAAGGATCTCTGCGACACCCTGACCCATGGCTCGCTGTGCGCACTCGGCGGCATGACCGCCTTCCCCGTCAGCAGTGCACTCAAGCACTTCCCTGGCGACTTCGGGCTCAAGACCTCGGAGGCAGAACAATGATCAGCTACTTCGACCCCGCCACTGACACCGACTTCGGCACCCCCGCCCGCGAGAGCGAGGTGCAGGTCAGCCTGAGCATCGACGGGCGCAGCATCAGCGTGCCAGCCGGCACCTCGGTGATGCGCGCCGCCGCCATGCTCGGCACCACCATTCCCAAGCTCTGTGCCACCGACAGCCTGGAAGCCTTCGGCTCCTGCCGCATGTGCCTGGTGGAGATCGACGGCATGCGCGGCTACCCGGCCTCCTGCACCACGCCGGTCAGCGAAGGCATGGTGGTGCGCACCCAGACCTCCAAGCTGGCGACCCTGCGCCGCAACGTGATGGAACTGTACATTTCCGACCACCCGCTGGACTGCCTGACCTGCTCGGCCAACGGCAACTGCGAACTGCAGACCGTCGCTGG
The genomic region above belongs to Pseudomonas sp. GOM7 and contains:
- the dgcA gene encoding dimethylglycine demethylation protein DgcA; translated protein: MAFEAMFQPIQIGKLTIRNRVLSTAHAEVYATDGGMTTERYVKYYEEKAKGGIGLAICGGSSVVAIDSPQEWWSSVNLSTDRIIPHFQNLADAMHKHGAKIMIQITHMGRRSRWDGFNWPTLMSPSGIREPVHRATCKTIEVEEIWRIIGNYAQAARRAKEGGLDGVELSAVHQHLIDQFWSPRVNKRTDEWGGTFEGRMKFGLEVLKAVRKEVGDDFCVGMRITGDEFHPDGLSHEDMKQIAAYYDATGMLDFIGVVGSGCDTHNTLANVIPNMSFPPEPFLHLAAGIKEVVKVPVLHAQNIKDPNQATRILEGGYVDMVGMTRAHMADPHLIAKIKMGQIDQIKQCVGANYCIDRQYQGLDVLCIQNAATSREYMGVPHIIEKTTGVKRKVVIVGGGPAGMEAARVAAERGHDVTLFEKQEQLGGQITLASKAPQRDQIAGITRWYQLELARLGVDLRLGTAADEATILDLKPGIVVLANGGHSFIEQNEHWGAAEGLVVSSWDVLAGKVAPGKNVLVYDTICEFTGMSVADFLADKGSQVEIVTDDIKPGVAMGGTTFPTYYRSLYPKEVIMTGDLMLEKVYREGDKLVAVLENEYTGAKEERVVDQVVVENGVRPDESLYYALKDGSRNKGQIDVEALFAIKPQPCLSESGDGYLLFRIGDCVAQRNTHAAIYDALRLCKDF
- a CDS encoding 4-vinyl reductase, producing the protein MATHAPEMPILVDDETGVWTTDALPMLYVPRHFFVNNHIGIEEVLGAEKYAEILYKAGYKSAWHWCEKEAECHGLSGVAVFEHYMKRLSQRGWGLFKIQSIDLDAGTCEVRLDHSAFVYVYGKCGRPVDYMFTGWFAGAMDQILQAQGSSIRTVAEQVYGASQEGHDHGLFRVKPL
- a CDS encoding dipeptidase — its product is MSPAELHADSIVIDGLIIAKWNRELFEDMRKGGLTAANCTVSVWEGFQATVNSIAASSKLIRENSDLVMPVRTTADIRKAKELGKTGIIYGFQNAHAFEDQIGYVEVFKQLGVGIVQMCYNTQNLIGTGCYERDGGLSGFGREIVAEMNRVGIMCDLSHVGSKTSEEVILESKKPVTYSHCLPSGLKEHPRNKSDEELKFIADHGGFVGVTMFAPFLAKGIDSTIDDYAEAIEYVMNIVGEDAIGIGTDFTQGHGKEFFEYLTHDKGYARRLTNFGKIINPLGIRTVGEFPNLTETLLKRGHSERVVRKIMGENWVRVLADVWGE
- a CDS encoding formate dehydrogenase subunit gamma, translating into MPDETLHLPLIRGVLDEHKDTPGALLPVLHAIQEGIGYVPDVAIAEIAHALNLTQAEVRGVISFYHDFRTSEPAKHILRLCLAESCQSRGAKQLAAQVREHLGLDDHGTSEDGQISLRPVYCLGACACSPALELDGQLHARVTPERLQQLVEGCLEKTPC
- a CDS encoding formate dehydrogenase beta subunit, whose product is MLKLYVPCDSIARAVGADQLADALRDEAERRQLAVEIQRTSSRGMYWLEPLLEVDSGEGRLGFGPLSADQAGSLLDALQSGGNQHPSAVGLVEELPFIKSQQRLIFARAGITRPTALDDYRATGGFEGLTRAIGMEGDAIVAEVLESGLRGRGGAAFPAGIKWRTVRGAQAAQKYVVCNADEGDSGTFADRMLMEGDPFVLIEGMAIAGLAVEATMGYVYVRSEYPQAVQALREAIEVARAAGWLGTNVAGSGRAFDMEVRVGAGAYICGEETSLLESLEGKRGTVRAKPPLPALQGLFGQPTLVHNVLTLASMPVILARGAAFYRDFGMGRSLGTMPFQLAGNIRQGGLVERAFGLTLRELVEEYGGGTASGRPIKAAQVGGPLGAWVPPTQFDTPLDYEAFAAMGAMLGHGGVVLADDSLDMAQMARFALEFCAEESCGKCTPCRIGSTRGVEVVDRLLAATDDAARDEQVIILKDLCDTLTHGSLCALGGMTAFPVSSALKHFPGDFGLKTSEAEQ